Proteins encoded in a region of the Acidimicrobiia bacterium genome:
- a CDS encoding aminotransferase class I/II-fold pyridoxal phosphate-dependent enzyme, whose amino-acid sequence MVEFRRIHSLPPYVFAKVDALKRQARRAGEDIIDLGFGNPDIPTNPAVVEKLTEAARNPRNHRYSQSRGIPNLRKAVADRYRRRFGIDLDPETEVINTIGAKEGLSHLMWALVQPGDVALVPEPSYPIHIYAPLLAGAEVRKVPVSADQDFFERMEATFHDSWPRPRVILVSFPHNPTTMCVDEEFFVRLVAFAKEYGVFVVNDFAYADVSFDGYKPPSLLQVPGGKDVGVELYTMTKGHSMAGWRVGFVAGNAEMVAALAKLKSYLDYGTFQPIQIASIIALNEGDEYVSEVNDIYAQRRDVLIEGLNRAGWKIEAPKATMFVWAPIPDPYREMGSIDFTIDLLQRAKVAVSPGIGFGASGEGFVRFALVENEHRIGQAVRGIRKALDRL is encoded by the coding sequence ATCGTGGAGTTCCGTCGGATACACAGCCTGCCGCCATACGTGTTTGCCAAGGTCGACGCACTCAAGCGTCAGGCGCGCCGGGCCGGTGAAGACATCATCGACCTCGGATTCGGGAATCCCGATATTCCGACCAATCCAGCCGTGGTTGAGAAACTGACGGAGGCGGCGAGGAACCCCCGCAATCATCGCTACTCGCAGTCGCGCGGGATTCCCAATCTCCGCAAGGCTGTGGCCGACCGTTATCGGCGGCGTTTTGGAATCGACCTCGATCCCGAGACCGAGGTCATCAACACGATCGGCGCCAAAGAGGGTTTGTCTCACCTGATGTGGGCACTTGTGCAGCCGGGCGATGTTGCGCTCGTGCCGGAGCCGAGCTATCCGATTCACATCTACGCACCGCTGCTGGCAGGCGCCGAAGTGCGCAAGGTGCCGGTCTCCGCCGACCAGGACTTCTTTGAACGGATGGAAGCCACGTTTCACGACTCCTGGCCGCGGCCCAGGGTGATCCTCGTATCGTTTCCACACAATCCGACCACGATGTGTGTTGACGAGGAGTTCTTCGTGCGTCTCGTGGCGTTCGCCAAGGAATACGGTGTCTTCGTCGTCAACGATTTCGCCTACGCCGACGTGTCTTTCGACGGATACAAACCACCCAGCCTTCTCCAGGTTCCCGGCGGCAAGGACGTCGGTGTCGAGCTCTACACGATGACCAAAGGCCATTCGATGGCGGGCTGGCGGGTCGGTTTCGTAGCAGGCAATGCTGAGATGGTGGCCGCCCTCGCCAAGCTGAAGTCCTATCTCGACTACGGGACCTTCCAACCGATCCAGATCGCCTCGATCATTGCCCTCAACGAAGGCGACGAGTACGTCTCCGAGGTCAACGACATCTACGCGCAGCGGCGCGATGTGCTGATCGAAGGCCTCAACCGGGCCGGTTGGAAGATCGAAGCCCCGAAGGCCACCATGTTCGTCTGGGCGCCGATCCCGGACCCCTACCGGGAGATGGGATCGATCGATTTCACCATCGATCTCCTGCAACGCGCCAAAGTGGCGGTGAGCCCGGGCATCGGTTTCGGTGCTTCGGGGGAGGGGTTCGTCAGGTTTGCGCTGGTCGAGAACGAGCACCGGATCGGTCAGGCCGTCCGGGGGATCAGAAAGGCCCTCGACCGCCTCTGA
- the glgP gene encoding alpha-glucan family phosphorylase, translating to MIKVPVLTSDELRIPARFALLYELAYNLWWTWDPVALDLWRTVDPTLWNQYHNPIDMLRALDPDTWSALDESETFHDLYTEATRRFDEYLADQDTWWTREHEGELPEGPIAYLCAEYGIHASLPIYSGGLGVLAGDHAKAASDLGIPFIGTGLLYRRGYFSQEIDVTGDQQHMHPHLDIHQLPVRPVAGPTGGQLKVAVDFPGRQISAAVWLLQVGVIPLLLLDSDIPENDPADRPITHTLYVRGREMRFCQEMILGIGSVKALAAIGVEPAVWHVNEGHAALSILERLKDAVAGGSALEDAEEQIRARTAFTLHTPVPAGNEVFDFSIIERYLGYWPGLVGCDLGYLAHLGATEEGAGNNDRFDMGAMAIRMSSRVNGVSRRHADVVNKDWSHLLKAPALGVTNGIHTPGWISRDLDRLLTRHIGVNWRYKLVNDPSVFEAIRDIDDSEIWAAHVSQKRLLTRFARGRIRVQHARHGASPLELRSVETMFPSDRLTIGFARRFAGYKRATLMFHNKPWLQAILTNPDRPVQIVFAGKAHPADQWGSGLIQQIHELGNSPEFKGHLYVLEDYNLRMARFLVQGVDVWLNNPRPPEEASGTSGMKAALNGALNVSTPDGWWIEGYNQSNGWTFGTEYGNGDHAAQDNEDAVALYHTLQDQVVPTFFDRDEAGVPHAWVAMMKESIISVINDFSTARMVADYTEKIYLPLAEQVTGSR from the coding sequence GTGATCAAGGTCCCCGTACTCACCTCAGACGAACTTCGCATACCGGCCCGGTTTGCGCTGCTCTATGAGCTCGCCTACAACCTCTGGTGGACCTGGGATCCGGTCGCCCTCGATCTCTGGAGAACCGTCGATCCGACCTTGTGGAATCAGTACCACAACCCCATCGACATGCTCCGGGCGCTCGACCCCGATACTTGGAGCGCCCTGGACGAGTCGGAGACTTTCCATGATCTCTACACCGAGGCCACCCGCCGATTCGACGAGTACCTGGCGGATCAGGACACCTGGTGGACCAGAGAACACGAAGGTGAGTTGCCAGAAGGTCCAATCGCCTACCTGTGCGCCGAATACGGAATCCACGCCTCACTGCCGATCTATTCGGGCGGTCTCGGAGTGCTGGCCGGCGATCACGCCAAGGCCGCTTCTGATCTCGGCATTCCTTTCATCGGCACCGGCTTGCTCTACCGGCGCGGCTACTTCAGCCAGGAAATCGACGTCACGGGCGACCAGCAGCACATGCATCCGCACCTCGACATCCACCAACTGCCGGTGCGGCCGGTCGCCGGACCTACGGGCGGCCAGCTCAAGGTGGCCGTCGACTTCCCCGGGCGGCAGATCTCCGCCGCCGTCTGGCTGCTTCAGGTTGGTGTAATCCCGCTGTTGCTGCTCGATTCCGACATTCCCGAGAACGACCCGGCCGACCGGCCGATCACCCATACCCTCTACGTGCGCGGGCGCGAGATGCGCTTCTGCCAGGAGATGATCCTCGGCATCGGTTCGGTCAAGGCCCTGGCCGCCATCGGTGTCGAACCGGCCGTCTGGCACGTGAATGAGGGGCATGCGGCACTGTCGATCCTCGAAAGACTGAAGGATGCGGTTGCCGGCGGATCGGCCCTCGAAGATGCGGAAGAGCAGATTCGGGCCAGAACGGCATTCACCCTCCACACGCCGGTACCGGCCGGCAACGAGGTCTTCGACTTCTCCATCATCGAGCGCTACCTCGGTTACTGGCCGGGTCTGGTCGGATGCGATCTCGGATACCTGGCTCACCTCGGAGCAACCGAGGAAGGGGCCGGCAACAACGACCGCTTCGACATGGGCGCGATGGCCATCCGCATGTCCTCGCGTGTCAACGGAGTGAGCCGTCGTCATGCCGACGTCGTCAACAAGGATTGGTCGCACTTGCTGAAAGCTCCGGCGCTCGGCGTAACCAACGGCATCCACACCCCCGGTTGGATCAGCCGCGATCTCGACCGCCTGTTGACCAGGCACATCGGAGTCAACTGGCGGTACAAACTGGTCAATGATCCCTCGGTGTTCGAAGCGATACGCGACATCGACGATTCTGAGATCTGGGCTGCCCACGTCAGCCAGAAACGACTGCTGACCAGGTTCGCCAGAGGCCGGATCCGCGTTCAGCATGCCCGCCACGGCGCATCGCCTCTCGAGTTGCGCTCGGTGGAGACGATGTTCCCGAGTGACCGTCTGACGATAGGGTTCGCCAGGCGGTTTGCCGGTTACAAACGGGCCACGCTCATGTTCCACAACAAGCCCTGGTTGCAGGCGATTCTGACCAATCCGGATAGGCCGGTGCAGATCGTATTCGCCGGCAAAGCCCACCCCGCCGACCAGTGGGGCAGCGGTCTCATCCAGCAGATCCACGAACTCGGGAACTCGCCCGAGTTCAAAGGGCACCTATACGTCCTCGAGGACTACAACCTGCGGATGGCTCGTTTCCTGGTGCAGGGCGTCGACGTCTGGTTGAACAACCCCCGACCTCCCGAAGAGGCGAGCGGCACGTCGGGAATGAAGGCCGCTCTCAACGGGGCGCTCAACGTGTCTACCCCAGACGGCTGGTGGATCGAGGGCTACAACCAGTCCAACGGCTGGACGTTCGGTACCGAATACGGCAACGGCGATCACGCAGCCCAGGACAACGAGGACGCCGTGGCGCTCTATCACACCCTTCAGGACCAGGTTGTTCCCACCTTCTTCGATCGGGACGAGGCCGGAGTCCCTCATGCCTGGGTGGCGATGATGAAGGAGTCGATCATCTCGGTGATCAACGACTTCTCGACCGCCCGGATGGTCGCCGACTACACAGAGAAGATCTACCTTCCACTGGCAGAGCAGGTGACGGGTAGCAGGTAA
- a CDS encoding septal ring lytic transglycosylase RlpA family protein — protein MRRHFLIALTLVSMAIGPAALGTTPVERAHSLAELRLELPDLIARASDARLVRDRLERALDVGRAELEAVLAESVGALERLEQVERELRAARRRLDEGIQQLYIRGGSAALTVVMFFDDPTEAGIATHYLEALNASDTRSMNDIARLLEEMGDLRHTAFESVNVAEADYAEHERAFVLAATFAADLEAQQARLEDRVDQLTAGWRDYRWSLVEDIITATGASGALAADSIEQGALRASLPLGPTIGVPPELVSTGRTLRGVASWYGPGFHGRRASSGAIFDERDFTVAHKTLPHGTLLLVTYGDKQAVVMVNDRGPFIEGREFDLSRATAEYLGLGLGRVKAEVLTVAP, from the coding sequence GTGCGACGGCACTTCCTCATCGCTCTCACCCTCGTCTCCATGGCGATCGGTCCGGCCGCGCTCGGAACGACACCCGTCGAACGGGCTCACTCTCTTGCGGAGTTGCGCCTCGAACTGCCGGATCTGATCGCCAGAGCTTCGGACGCCCGGCTTGTGCGCGACCGGCTCGAGCGGGCACTCGATGTCGGCCGAGCCGAGCTGGAGGCCGTCCTCGCCGAGAGCGTCGGAGCGCTCGAGCGGCTCGAGCAGGTCGAGCGTGAGCTCCGGGCGGCACGCCGCCGCCTCGACGAGGGCATCCAGCAGCTCTACATCCGCGGCGGCTCCGCCGCGCTGACGGTGGTGATGTTCTTCGATGATCCAACCGAGGCCGGGATAGCCACCCATTACCTGGAAGCCCTGAACGCTTCCGATACCCGGTCGATGAACGACATCGCCCGGCTTCTCGAAGAGATGGGAGATCTCAGGCACACGGCGTTCGAATCGGTCAACGTCGCGGAAGCCGACTACGCCGAGCACGAGCGAGCATTCGTCCTGGCCGCCACCTTCGCCGCGGATCTCGAAGCTCAACAGGCGCGCCTCGAGGATCGAGTCGACCAGCTGACGGCGGGGTGGCGCGACTACCGGTGGAGCCTCGTGGAGGACATCATCACCGCGACCGGGGCAAGCGGCGCCCTTGCCGCTGATTCGATCGAACAGGGAGCGCTACGGGCTTCGCTTCCGCTCGGACCAACGATCGGAGTACCGCCGGAACTCGTTTCCACAGGGCGAACGCTGCGCGGCGTCGCCTCATGGTACGGGCCCGGGTTCCACGGGCGCCGAGCCTCGAGCGGGGCGATTTTCGATGAGCGCGACTTCACGGTCGCTCACAAGACGCTGCCGCATGGAACGCTGCTTCTGGTCACCTATGGCGACAAGCAGGCGGTCGTGATGGTCAACGATCGGGGCCCGTTCATCGAGGGCAGGGAGTTCGACCTCTCCAGGGCGACGGCCGAGTATCTGGGTCTGGGCCTGGGTAGAGTGAAGGCAGAGGTTCTCACCGTGGCTCCGTGA
- a CDS encoding GntG family PLP-dependent aldolase encodes MAFPDGTADFRSDTVTRPSQEMREAMASAVVGDDVYGEDPTVNSLEERAASLLGKAAAVFVPSGSMGNLLGLATQARPGDEVICVEHAHVRNYEMGSAAALGGIQFRTVATPNGEIEPADVEAAVEQSSRHVLNISMLSWENTHNWSGGTVIPFELMEATSRAARSAGLAVHLDGARLWNAVAATGIDAAEYARLADTVQFCFSKGLGAPIGSILCGSEDVIRRARYLRKRFGGGMRQVGVIAAAAAVALDRRARLGEDHALAQQLGKGIAGLFPAAVSLEQVQTNMVLVHGDGLPVSAEGLRRRLSEDGVLVSAVSAGTLRFVTHCDVDSDDVERVLDSMRAL; translated from the coding sequence ATGGCATTCCCCGACGGAACGGCCGACTTCCGCTCAGACACGGTGACACGACCCTCGCAGGAAATGCGAGAGGCGATGGCTTCTGCTGTGGTCGGAGACGACGTGTACGGCGAGGACCCAACGGTCAACTCTCTCGAGGAGCGAGCAGCTTCGCTGCTCGGCAAAGCGGCAGCGGTGTTCGTGCCGTCCGGATCCATGGGGAACCTCCTCGGCCTGGCTACACAGGCACGTCCGGGTGACGAGGTGATCTGCGTCGAACACGCCCACGTGCGGAACTACGAAATGGGGTCGGCCGCTGCGCTGGGCGGTATTCAGTTCAGGACGGTCGCCACCCCCAATGGAGAGATCGAGCCTGCCGATGTTGAAGCTGCGGTGGAGCAGAGCAGCCGTCACGTCCTGAACATCTCGATGCTCTCATGGGAGAACACACACAACTGGTCCGGTGGCACCGTGATTCCATTCGAGCTGATGGAGGCAACCTCCCGGGCGGCTCGCTCGGCAGGCTTGGCCGTGCACCTCGACGGAGCGCGGCTGTGGAATGCGGTAGCGGCCACCGGCATCGATGCTGCGGAATACGCTCGACTGGCCGACACGGTCCAGTTCTGCTTCAGCAAGGGCCTGGGTGCACCGATCGGATCGATCCTCTGCGGAAGCGAGGACGTGATCAGGCGGGCGCGCTATCTCCGCAAGCGCTTCGGCGGAGGGATGCGACAGGTGGGAGTGATCGCCGCAGCAGCGGCGGTGGCCCTCGACCGGCGTGCGCGGCTCGGTGAGGACCACGCTCTGGCCCAACAACTGGGGAAAGGAATCGCCGGGCTGTTCCCTGCCGCGGTCTCGCTGGAACAAGTGCAGACCAACATGGTCCTGGTCCACGGCGACGGGCTGCCGGTGAGCGCCGAGGGCCTGCGGCGTCGATTGTCGGAAGACGGGGTGCTGGTTAGTGCCGTCTCGGCCGGCACGCTGAGGTTTGTCACCCACTGTGACGTCGATTCCGACGACGTTGAGCGCGTGCTCGACTCAATGAGGGCTTTGTAG
- the fabD gene encoding ACP S-malonyltransferase — protein sequence MSYAVLFPGQGSQHVGMGADLFEARPDLLVEQADEVLGWSLRDICLDGPEEELTRTEHAQPALFALSFALWEELARRVSAPPAAAAGHSLGEYTALAAAGVFDFATALRIVALRGRAMATAADAAPSSMAALIGASVDLAEEISSARRDSGGHLWVANLNAPGQIVVAGGAADIEWLQAESRSLGVRRVVPLNVAGAFHSPFMASAQAVLASGLAATTPETPAFSVWSNVSAAPVRREEIPELLAGQVTAPVRFSESLEGMADAGIETFVHVGPGDVTAGMARRTVQDSEVFVINDLAGIGEVIESLAGEEEEGPV from the coding sequence ATGTCTTATGCCGTTCTCTTTCCCGGTCAGGGAAGTCAGCACGTCGGAATGGGCGCGGACCTCTTCGAGGCGCGACCCGATCTGTTAGTCGAGCAGGCCGACGAGGTCCTCGGTTGGAGTCTGCGCGACATCTGTCTGGACGGACCAGAAGAAGAGCTCACCAGGACCGAACATGCTCAACCGGCGCTCTTTGCCCTCTCCTTTGCCTTGTGGGAGGAGTTGGCGAGGAGAGTGTCCGCTCCGCCTGCTGCAGCCGCCGGGCACTCCCTGGGTGAATACACCGCCCTGGCGGCCGCCGGGGTCTTCGACTTCGCCACCGCTTTGCGGATCGTTGCGCTCCGCGGTCGGGCCATGGCGACCGCCGCCGACGCAGCACCGTCATCGATGGCGGCACTGATCGGGGCTTCCGTCGATCTAGCAGAGGAGATCTCCTCCGCCCGTCGCGACTCGGGCGGGCATCTCTGGGTGGCGAACCTCAACGCCCCGGGCCAGATTGTGGTGGCGGGCGGAGCGGCAGACATCGAATGGCTGCAAGCAGAGAGCAGGTCGCTCGGCGTTCGGCGAGTCGTGCCGCTCAACGTTGCCGGAGCTTTCCATTCACCGTTCATGGCCTCCGCACAGGCCGTGCTCGCCTCCGGGCTGGCTGCAACGACGCCCGAAACGCCGGCTTTCAGCGTTTGGTCGAACGTGAGCGCGGCCCCGGTGCGGCGCGAGGAAATCCCTGAGCTACTCGCCGGTCAAGTTACCGCTCCTGTACGGTTCTCCGAAAGCCTCGAAGGGATGGCCGACGCCGGGATTGAAACGTTCGTGCACGTCGGTCCCGGAGACGTAACCGCCGGCATGGCCCGGCGCACAGTCCAGGATTCTGAAGTTTTCGTCATAAACGACCTCGCCGGGATCGGAGAGGTCATCGAATCGCTAGCGGGGGAAGAAGAGGAAGGCCCAGTATGA
- a CDS encoding beta-ketoacyl-ACP synthase III produces MNATVTGWGKALPPSILTNSDLESIMDTSDEWITSRSGIKERRISHVETSDMAAIAAHRALAAAGLDPLDIDLIIVATCSPDTLIPSAAAFVQAKLGAKNAGAVDLNAACSGFVYSLVFGANMIRGGTHKRVLVIGAEKLHYYMDFTDRSTSVLFGDGAGAVVLEPTEADEGLLSSELGMDGDTAEFLCVPGFGTVGDRVPDLPSEVGVQMDGQEVFRRAVTMMGDSSVRVVEEAGIDFEDVDILIPHQANQRIIDATARRLKLPPDRVFMNIHAYGNTSAATIPIALTEALEEGRIRPGANIVFAAFGGGLSWAAAVLRWGTRTEPIATSDVDFPPSERTTMQLLQPNFEFFGLGER; encoded by the coding sequence ATGAACGCCACTGTCACCGGATGGGGGAAGGCGTTGCCACCGTCGATTCTCACCAACTCGGATCTCGAATCGATCATGGACACGTCCGACGAGTGGATCACCTCCCGATCCGGTATCAAGGAACGACGGATCAGCCATGTCGAAACCTCGGATATGGCTGCGATCGCCGCTCATCGTGCTCTCGCCGCCGCCGGACTCGACCCGCTCGACATCGATCTGATCATCGTGGCCACGTGTTCGCCCGACACTCTCATCCCGAGCGCGGCAGCCTTCGTGCAAGCCAAGCTCGGGGCCAAGAACGCGGGAGCAGTCGATCTCAACGCGGCGTGTTCCGGCTTCGTCTACTCGCTCGTGTTCGGTGCCAACATGATCCGCGGCGGAACACATAAGCGGGTGCTCGTGATCGGAGCCGAGAAGCTCCACTACTACATGGATTTCACGGACCGTTCGACCTCGGTGCTCTTCGGGGACGGTGCAGGTGCCGTCGTGCTGGAGCCCACCGAGGCCGACGAAGGCCTACTGTCGTCGGAGCTCGGGATGGACGGAGACACCGCTGAATTCCTCTGCGTACCCGGCTTTGGCACCGTCGGCGACCGTGTGCCCGACCTGCCGTCCGAGGTCGGGGTGCAGATGGACGGCCAGGAGGTGTTCAGACGGGCGGTCACCATGATGGGAGACTCTTCGGTCCGGGTCGTCGAAGAGGCGGGCATCGACTTCGAAGATGTCGACATCCTCATCCCGCATCAGGCGAACCAGCGGATCATCGATGCCACCGCCCGCAGGCTCAAACTCCCGCCGGATCGAGTATTCATGAACATTCATGCGTACGGCAATACGTCGGCGGCGACGATCCCGATTGCGCTGACCGAGGCGCTGGAGGAGGGCCGAATCCGCCCCGGTGCCAACATCGTATTCGCCGCATTCGGCGGAGGCTTGAGCTGGGCGGCCGCCGTTCTGCGCTGGGGTACCCGTACAGAGCCGATTGCCACGAGCGACGTCGACTTCCCACCGAGTGAGCGGACCACCATGCAGCTCCTGCAACCGAACTTCGAGTTCTTTGGCCTGGGGGAGCGATGA
- the fabG gene encoding 3-oxoacyl-[acyl-carrier-protein] reductase: MSRVALVTGGSRGIGRAIALGLAQNGHRVAVNYSTRPEAAESVVTEIRSNGGEAIALGADVSDEAAVGRLISEVGERLGPVEVLVNNAGVTRDGLLARMSSDDWDRVIEVNLRSTFLCTKAVMRGMLKNRWGRIISIGSVSGLAGNPGQANYAASKAAVIGFTKSVAKEVGGRGITVNVVAPGFIETDMTAELGEVALEAAISATAVGRLGRPEDVAAAVAYLAGENAGFVTGQVIVVDGGLTI; this comes from the coding sequence ATGAGTCGGGTTGCGCTCGTCACCGGGGGTTCACGCGGCATAGGCCGGGCCATCGCGCTCGGTCTCGCCCAGAATGGTCACCGGGTGGCGGTCAACTACTCGACTCGCCCCGAAGCAGCCGAGTCCGTTGTCACGGAGATCCGTTCGAATGGGGGAGAGGCAATCGCCCTCGGCGCCGACGTCTCGGACGAAGCGGCAGTCGGCCGTCTCATCAGCGAGGTTGGTGAACGGCTGGGACCGGTCGAAGTACTGGTAAACAACGCCGGTGTGACCCGCGACGGTCTTCTTGCCCGGATGAGTTCGGACGACTGGGATCGTGTCATCGAGGTCAACCTCCGGTCCACCTTCCTGTGCACCAAAGCGGTGATGCGGGGCATGCTCAAGAACCGATGGGGCCGGATCATCTCGATCGGCTCGGTCTCCGGGCTGGCCGGGAATCCCGGTCAAGCCAATTACGCGGCCAGCAAGGCCGCCGTGATCGGATTCACGAAGTCCGTAGCCAAGGAAGTCGGCGGCAGAGGCATTACGGTCAACGTCGTCGCACCAGGTTTCATCGAGACCGACATGACGGCCGAACTGGGCGAAGTAGCACTAGAAGCCGCCATATCGGCGACTGCGGTCGGTAGGCTCGGGCGGCCGGAAGACGTCGCCGCCGCGGTGGCATACCTGGCCGGAGAGAACGCGGGGTTCGTAACGGGACAGGTCATCGTCGTCGACGGTGGCCTGACTATCTAG
- the acpP gene encoding acyl carrier protein gives MERAEIEAKFTELLVSELGLDAEKINPGARFEEDLEVDSLGVVELLMALEDEFDVTIPDEEAENLTTVGEAIDLVVAKLS, from the coding sequence ATGGAACGGGCAGAAATCGAGGCGAAGTTCACCGAACTACTGGTGAGCGAGCTGGGGCTAGACGCGGAGAAGATCAACCCGGGCGCGAGATTCGAAGAAGACCTCGAGGTTGACTCGCTCGGAGTCGTCGAGTTGCTCATGGCGCTCGAGGACGAGTTCGACGTGACCATTCCCGATGAAGAGGCTGAAAACCTCACAACGGTTGGCGAGGCTATCGATCTCGTCGTAGCCAAACTCTCCTGA
- the fabF gene encoding beta-ketoacyl-ACP synthase II yields MARHDRRVVVTGLGTVNPLGADVGSSWAAVRKGVSGVGPITAFDTTDTVTKIAAEIPDFDPHDYLDKKDARRLDRYTQFFVASTSQALADAGLDYRGDDEAAAEVGAIVGAGLGGMHSFIEGLDTLRERGAARVNPLTITKLIPNMAAGYASIEFNLQGPTNCTVTACAASANAIGDAAEMIRRGVVDVMVAGGSEAVIVEFAVAAFNSSKALSTRNDEPTRASRPFDAGRDGFVMGEGAATLILEERDHALARDATIYAEVVGYGMSSDAYHVTLPRPGGAGQARAMAMALRDAGLDGSEIDYINAHGTSTPANDGTETAAIKLALGDEAARKVAISSTKSMTGHLLGGAGALEAMLSVLAIRDGVAPPTINYEEPDPDCDLDYVPNVERPMEIRHAMSNSFGFGGHNVALIFSAPEA; encoded by the coding sequence GTGGCAAGACACGACCGAAGGGTCGTGGTTACCGGGTTGGGGACCGTCAACCCGCTCGGAGCCGACGTAGGGTCATCCTGGGCGGCCGTGCGCAAGGGAGTGTCCGGCGTCGGTCCCATCACTGCCTTCGATACAACGGACACGGTGACCAAGATCGCGGCCGAGATCCCGGACTTCGACCCACACGACTATCTCGACAAGAAGGATGCTCGGCGTCTCGATCGTTACACGCAGTTCTTCGTTGCTTCCACCTCACAAGCCCTGGCAGATGCGGGTCTCGACTACCGCGGCGATGACGAAGCCGCCGCAGAGGTCGGAGCAATCGTTGGTGCGGGCCTGGGAGGGATGCACTCGTTCATCGAAGGGCTCGACACCCTGCGCGAGCGCGGAGCGGCCAGGGTCAATCCGCTCACGATCACGAAACTCATCCCCAATATGGCGGCCGGCTATGCGTCGATCGAGTTCAACCTGCAGGGCCCGACCAACTGCACGGTCACGGCCTGCGCAGCCTCGGCGAACGCGATCGGCGACGCGGCCGAGATGATCCGGCGAGGCGTCGTCGACGTCATGGTTGCCGGTGGATCCGAAGCCGTGATCGTGGAGTTCGCGGTGGCGGCGTTCAACTCGTCCAAAGCGCTTTCCACCAGGAACGACGAACCGACGCGAGCCAGCCGGCCGTTCGATGCCGGTCGCGACGGGTTCGTGATGGGCGAGGGAGCAGCGACGCTCATTCTCGAGGAGCGTGACCATGCTCTGGCGAGGGACGCGACGATCTACGCGGAGGTCGTTGGATACGGCATGTCCTCGGACGCATACCACGTGACTCTGCCGCGCCCGGGGGGAGCGGGCCAGGCGAGGGCAATGGCCATGGCCCTCAGGGATGCCGGACTGGACGGTTCGGAAATCGACTACATCAACGCTCATGGGACCTCAACGCCGGCGAACGACGGCACGGAGACGGCGGCCATCAAACTGGCACTGGGCGACGAAGCTGCTCGCAAGGTCGCAATCTCATCGACCAAGTCGATGACCGGCCACCTGCTGGGAGGAGCGGGAGCGCTCGAGGCGATGCTGAGCGTGCTCGCCATCCGGGACGGTGTCGCGCCTCCGACGATCAACTACGAGGAACCGGATCCCGATTGCGACCTCGACTACGTCCCGAATGTGGAACGCCCGATGGAGATTCGCCACGCCATGAGCAACTCATTTGGATTCGGTGGACACAACGTGGCGTTGATCTTCTCGGCCCCGGAGGCCTAG
- a CDS encoding NUDIX hydrolase, whose translation MMSRWPGEFSFCPMCSAELTTRDMAGGERRACAECGYVHWRNPGVGAAVLVRDGAGRVLLIRRAPGSTKPGLWAIPAGYVDYGEDVREAARREMQEETGLIVEVGEPVFVASNFHDPAKLTVGIWFAGTVTGGVLEAGDDADEVGYFALDDLPPLAFDTDTALLDSLREGA comes from the coding sequence ATGATGTCGCGCTGGCCCGGTGAGTTCTCGTTCTGCCCGATGTGCTCCGCCGAACTCACAACCCGGGACATGGCCGGAGGGGAGCGCAGAGCCTGTGCGGAGTGCGGATACGTCCATTGGCGCAATCCCGGGGTCGGAGCTGCGGTACTCGTGCGCGACGGCGCAGGAAGGGTGCTCCTCATTCGCCGGGCCCCGGGATCGACCAAACCCGGCTTGTGGGCGATTCCGGCCGGATACGTCGACTACGGCGAAGACGTTCGAGAAGCCGCTCGCCGTGAAATGCAGGAAGAGACCGGCTTGATCGTCGAAGTTGGTGAACCGGTGTTCGTGGCCTCCAACTTCCATGACCCCGCCAAACTCACGGTCGGTATCTGGTTTGCGGGGACCGTCACCGGGGGAGTCCTGGAAGCCGGAGATGATGCCGACGAGGTCGGCTATTTCGCTCTGGACGATCTGCCGCCTCTGGCGTTCGATACCGATACAGCCCTGCTGGACTCGCTTCGGGAAGGAGCCTGA